In one Thermococcus sp. MV5 genomic region, the following are encoded:
- a CDS encoding secondary thiamine-phosphate synthase enzyme YjbQ — translation GATGAIVTIEHESGLLEDFKRALMELIPKGAGYLHDRIDDNAHSHLRATLLGASECFPVIDGRLIRGTWQQIFFVELDVRPRHRRVVVQVVGE, via the coding sequence CTGGGGCAACGGGTGCGATAGTCACGATAGAGCACGAGTCGGGCCTCTTAGAAGACTTTAAGAGGGCGTTGATGGAGCTGATACCAAAAGGTGCCGGCTACCTCCACGACAGGATTGACGACAACGCCCACAGTCACCTGAGGGCCACTCTGCTGGGCGCGAGCGAGTGCTTCCCGGTTATAGATGGTCGCCTTATAAGGGGAACGTGGCAGCAGATTTTCTTCGTGGAGCTGGACGTCAGGCCGAGGCACAGGAGAGTCGTGGTGCAGGTTGTGGGGGAGTGA